A single Leptolyngbya sp. 'hensonii' DNA region contains:
- a CDS encoding folate-binding protein YgfZ produces MMQDLRGVQVAAGAVLGPASQPLSFGNDAIALDSARTGVSLYDRSHWGLIQVGGDDRIRYLHNQSTNDFYQLQPGQGCETVFVTSTARTIDLATAYVLADGVLLLVSPGQNGKLMAWLDRYIFGADRVTLTDLTGTMAIFNLIGPASQDLLTKLGIAVLGGQPEASHREMTIAGVPVRLASGTGLAIAGYTLMTAAADGAILWQALQAAGAVPMGEQVWEQLRIEQGRPLPGRELTEDYNPLEAGLWPTISFTKGCYIGQETIARLNTYQGVKQRLWGVRLSSFAESGAVLMVEEDKVGKLTSVIQTETGPLGLAYVRTKAGGSGLQVRVLSPQADAEPIQGELVAVPFLTHPLEQDEKG; encoded by the coding sequence ATGATGCAGGATTTACGAGGAGTCCAGGTGGCAGCAGGAGCAGTATTGGGTCCAGCCAGTCAGCCCCTCAGTTTTGGCAATGATGCGATCGCCCTGGATAGTGCCCGAACCGGGGTCAGTCTCTACGATCGCTCCCACTGGGGGCTCATTCAGGTCGGGGGTGACGATCGCATCCGCTACTTGCACAACCAGAGCACCAACGATTTCTACCAGCTTCAGCCCGGTCAGGGATGTGAGACGGTCTTTGTCACCTCGACGGCCCGCACCATTGACCTAGCCACGGCCTATGTGCTGGCAGATGGGGTGCTGCTGCTGGTGTCACCAGGGCAGAATGGCAAGCTGATGGCTTGGCTCGATCGATACATTTTTGGGGCTGATCGGGTGACCTTAACAGACCTGACTGGCACGATGGCGATCTTTAACCTGATTGGCCCTGCGAGTCAGGATCTCCTGACAAAATTGGGCATTGCCGTGCTGGGCGGACAGCCGGAAGCCAGCCACCGGGAGATGACGATCGCGGGGGTGCCGGTGCGGCTGGCGAGCGGGACGGGGCTGGCGATCGCGGGCTACACGCTGATGACGGCAGCCGCCGATGGGGCCATCCTCTGGCAGGCTCTGCAGGCTGCGGGGGCTGTGCCGATGGGGGAGCAGGTCTGGGAGCAACTGCGGATTGAGCAGGGACGACCCTTGCCAGGCCGGGAACTGACGGAAGACTACAATCCCCTGGAGGCGGGATTGTGGCCCACCATCTCCTTTACCAAGGGCTGTTATATCGGGCAAGAAACGATCGCCCGCCTCAACACTTACCAGGGTGTGAAGCAGCGGCTCTGGGGGGTGCGTTTGAGCAGTTTTGCGGAATCGGGGGCGGTTCTGATGGTAGAGGAAGATAAGGTCGGCAAACTCACCAGTGTGATCCAAACTGAAACGGGTCCCTTGGGGCTGGCCTATGTTCGGACAAAAGCAGGTGGAAGCGGCCTCCAGGTGCGTGTTTTGTCGCCCCAGGCAGATGCCGAGCCGATCCAGGGCGAACTCGTGGCCGTTCCCTTTCTGACTCACCCGCTGGAGCAAGACGAAAAAGGCTAA
- a CDS encoding CHAT domain-containing tetratricopeptide repeat protein: MRLRCLSSYLMAVLGCSFLLHSASIPDLGLSFPAQAQSMTDRKAEADRLLQAGVAELWQWYMNPYRADRKSLPSPQKLERALALYQELKDRPGEVEAFTQLQMLLLLRQETARAIEGAQQRLARARQPGGNRSEEAYALKVLGDAYGAAGDSAQAIQSYQQSLTANQGLTDALAPWRETVVWSGLGIIALRQQKYPQAIEYFQKEVQANQRWQQFTVPTGSFPGLKPVQPPAASPQLGYALYKAGRLAEAQTVLQQWLNFANAMPSLPFGGFASSRIDSLTTAIGSGGSSDILELLLVTSGNPEQALEVSEQKRARALANLLNRRKWLAVMQQQPARQTAAAPTGSRGVGGQTCRNGICQPLKGTWRERRQPTIHKICLNGVCKMAQGTQVVREFVPDPDQGLVDLSLALSYYGQLLSGTPLDPPLDVSRMQQVAKTRQATLVQYSILQPDLEANLQPAPPTDLVIYVVQPTGKITVRRMDLKPLAQQRTSLARLVAQGQIAIGVRNRGAQFQESPAIGNEPFPQIQQPDLQQLHRWLIAPIADLLPSNPQDRVIVIPQGDLFLVPFAALQDPAGTYLIQRHTLIIAPSIQVLTLTEQLRRNQAQSFQGDVLIVGNPTMPKVVLTPNTAAQQLTQLPGAEKEAIAIGKLLQTPPLLGAQATKKAVLQRLSQARIIHLATHGLLYETTASGIPGVIALASQGQDSGLLTADEIFDLKLQAELVVLSACDTGGGIITGEGVIGLSRSLLAAGVPTVVVSLWKVPDGPTAELMTRFYRNLQTQPDKAQALRQAMLATMKDYPDPKAWAGFILIGEAN, encoded by the coding sequence ATGCGTCTGCGTTGTCTCTCGTCCTATCTGATGGCGGTGTTGGGCTGTAGCTTCTTGCTGCATAGTGCTTCCATCCCTGATCTGGGACTTTCGTTTCCCGCCCAGGCGCAGTCGATGACCGATCGGAAAGCCGAGGCCGATCGCCTGTTGCAGGCAGGGGTGGCGGAACTCTGGCAATGGTACATGAACCCCTACCGGGCAGATCGGAAATCCTTGCCCTCACCCCAGAAGCTGGAGCGCGCCCTGGCTCTGTACCAGGAATTGAAAGACCGTCCCGGTGAAGTGGAGGCATTTACCCAGTTGCAGATGCTGCTGTTGTTGCGCCAGGAGACGGCCAGAGCGATCGAGGGAGCCCAGCAGCGTCTGGCCCGCGCCCGTCAGCCGGGAGGTAACCGCAGTGAAGAAGCCTATGCTTTGAAGGTTTTGGGAGATGCCTATGGTGCAGCAGGGGACTCCGCCCAGGCTATCCAGTCCTATCAACAAAGTCTGACGGCTAATCAGGGGCTGACGGATGCCTTGGCTCCCTGGCGTGAGACTGTGGTTTGGAGCGGATTGGGCATAATTGCCTTGCGGCAGCAAAAGTATCCCCAGGCGATCGAGTATTTCCAGAAAGAAGTGCAAGCTAATCAGCGCTGGCAGCAGTTTACTGTGCCCACCGGATCATTCCCTGGCTTGAAGCCAGTCCAGCCACCAGCGGCATCTCCCCAGTTGGGCTATGCCCTCTACAAGGCAGGGCGGCTGGCAGAAGCCCAGACCGTGCTGCAGCAATGGTTGAACTTTGCCAATGCCATGCCCTCCTTACCTTTTGGGGGCTTTGCCTCCAGTAGGATTGACTCCTTGACAACGGCGATCGGGTCCGGGGGAAGCAGCGACATTCTGGAACTGCTCCTAGTGACATCTGGCAACCCAGAGCAGGCCCTGGAAGTGTCGGAGCAGAAGCGGGCCCGTGCCCTGGCTAACTTACTGAATCGGCGCAAGTGGTTAGCGGTGATGCAACAGCAACCGGCTCGGCAGACTGCTGCTGCCCCAACAGGCAGCCGGGGAGTCGGGGGGCAAACCTGTCGTAATGGGATATGCCAGCCTTTGAAAGGAACCTGGCGGGAGCGACGGCAGCCTACCATCCATAAAATTTGTCTGAATGGGGTCTGTAAGATGGCGCAGGGAACGCAGGTGGTTCGAGAATTTGTCCCGGACCCGGATCAGGGGCTGGTAGACCTCTCCCTGGCGCTCTCTTACTATGGACAACTCCTGTCAGGCACTCCCCTGGATCCCCCCCTGGATGTGAGCCGCATGCAGCAGGTGGCCAAAACCCGTCAGGCTACTCTGGTGCAATACTCCATCCTGCAGCCTGATCTGGAGGCGAATTTGCAGCCTGCTCCGCCAACGGACCTGGTGATTTATGTGGTGCAACCCACGGGGAAGATTACGGTCCGTCGGATGGACCTGAAACCCTTGGCGCAGCAGAGGACCTCCCTGGCGCGTCTGGTGGCCCAGGGTCAGATCGCGATCGGCGTCAGGAACCGGGGAGCGCAGTTTCAGGAGAGTCCCGCGATCGGGAACGAACCGTTCCCCCAGATCCAGCAGCCGGATTTGCAACAGTTGCATCGATGGTTGATTGCGCCGATCGCGGATCTGCTGCCGTCCAATCCCCAGGACCGGGTGATTGTGATTCCCCAGGGGGATCTGTTCCTGGTGCCCTTTGCCGCGTTACAGGATCCCGCCGGGACCTATTTGATTCAGCGCCATACCCTGATCATAGCCCCCTCCATTCAGGTGCTGACCCTGACGGAACAATTGCGCCGCAATCAGGCCCAGTCCTTCCAGGGGGATGTGCTGATCGTGGGCAATCCCACCATGCCGAAAGTGGTCCTGACGCCCAATACGGCAGCCCAACAGTTGACCCAGCTACCAGGGGCCGAAAAAGAGGCGATCGCGATCGGCAAACTGTTGCAAACCCCCCCGCTGTTAGGGGCACAGGCGACTAAAAAGGCTGTGCTCCAGCGCCTGTCTCAGGCTCGCATCATTCACCTGGCCACCCATGGCTTGCTCTATGAGACGACAGCCTCTGGCATTCCTGGTGTGATAGCCCTGGCTTCCCAGGGACAGGACAGCGGCTTGCTCACTGCGGATGAAATCTTTGATCTGAAGCTGCAGGCTGAACTGGTGGTGCTGAGTGCCTGTGATACCGGTGGGGGGATCATTACCGGCGAAGGGGTGATTGGATTGTCCCGATCGCTGCTGGCTGCTGGGGTGCCCACGGTGGTGGTCTCCCTCTGGAAAGTTCCAGATGGCCCCACAGCGGAGTTGATGACCCGCTTCTACCGGAACTTGCAGACCCAACCGGATAAGGCGCAGGCGTTACGGCAGGCGATGCTGGCCACGATGAAAGACTATCCCGATCCGAAAGCCTGGGCTGGGTTCATCCTGATTGGTGAAGCAAACTGA
- a CDS encoding histidine kinase: protein MNTSCHIIVEGNPAIIFASRNGSPARVMPVLEPFLEKFWQERDSSGETHDTPECLVAQIIVRFGFESCEDDFSNLKVGVGFKAKADYLYWIGEDRSLTVWVPDIEYRGNPKSGLGGCRLWTKDAIVDRNLVSSCAYPRESNHP from the coding sequence ATGAATACGTCTTGCCATATCATCGTTGAAGGAAATCCTGCTATCATTTTCGCCAGTCGTAACGGCAGCCCAGCCAGGGTCATGCCTGTTCTAGAGCCTTTTTTAGAGAAGTTCTGGCAGGAGCGGGATAGCTCTGGAGAAACCCACGATACCCCTGAATGCCTGGTGGCTCAAATTATTGTTCGGTTCGGGTTTGAGAGCTGTGAAGATGACTTTTCTAACCTCAAAGTTGGCGTAGGGTTTAAAGCCAAGGCAGACTACCTGTACTGGATTGGGGAAGACCGATCGCTAACTGTCTGGGTGCCAGACATTGAATATCGCGGCAATCCGAAATCGGGTCTAGGGGGCTGTCGCCTCTGGACGAAAGATGCGATCGTAGATCGGAATCTAGTCAGCTCCTGTGCCTATCCCCGGGAAAGCAATCATCCCTAG
- the polA gene encoding DNA polymerase I: MALDGQPKFLLVDGHSLAFRSYYAYAKGRDGGLRTKTGIPTSVSFGFLKALFEMVEAEKPTHLAIAFDRGEPTFRHEVDETYKEGRPETPEDFLPDLENLQAVLQSLNLAVVTVAGYEADDIIGTLARRAGTQGCQVRILSGDQDLFQLIALNLGITVLHLSGAVYGQRTTTGPIEYDADRVQAKLGVLPAQVVDYKALCGDASDNIPGVKGIGAKTAVQLLQTYGSLEQIYASLDQIKGAVKQKLEAGKDAARHSQYMAQIFLNVPLEMELENYRLQGFDQAAITPWLEKLELRSFLKQVGRWQHLLGGTIEGPAEDVAAGPTEAAVIQPNQAAVIPESEDLWFFSAEETDAAEVVPVVAIAPQIIDTPAKLTDLINRLRTHTDRAQPVAWDTETTALEPRDADLVGIGCCWGPALSDLAYIPLGHRQGSMLDQALVLDSLRPILESADYPKVLQNAKFDRLVLRCQGIHIAGVCFDTMLASYVLNPEGSHNLSDLSLRYLGFSGTSYEDLVPKGKTIADLTIPAVANYCGMDVYCTFHLVPKLRADLDAVPSIHRLLLEVEQPLESVLAEMEYCGIRIDQAYLREFSQNLEQDLQAIEQRAYESAGETFNLASPKQLGELLFEKLGLDRRKSRKTKTGYSTDAATLEKLQGDHPVVDAVLEYRTLAKLKSTYVDALPLLVRPDTQRVHTDFNQAVTATGRLSSSNPNLQNIPIRTAFSRQIRKAFIPEPSWILAAADYSQIELRILAHLSQEPVLLETYQQNQDVHTLTARLLLEKEEISSEERRLGKIINFGVIYGMGAQRFARESGVAPADAKVFIERFNQRYPRVFAYLQQMQRQAIAQGYVETILGRRRYFNFTSEAIRRLRGRDPADINLDQVKTRDQYDAGLLRAAANAPIQGSSADIIKIAMVRLQNILAEHEAHLLLQVHDELVFEMVPTEWETLAPRIQQTMEEAVSLSIPLVAEIRSGQNWMETK; this comes from the coding sequence ATGGCTCTTGATGGGCAACCCAAATTCCTGCTGGTGGATGGGCATTCCCTGGCGTTTCGCTCCTACTATGCCTATGCCAAGGGTCGGGATGGGGGCCTGCGCACCAAAACGGGAATTCCAACCAGTGTCAGCTTTGGATTTCTCAAAGCACTGTTTGAGATGGTCGAGGCAGAAAAACCCACCCATCTGGCGATCGCCTTCGATCGGGGGGAACCCACCTTCCGCCATGAAGTGGATGAAACCTACAAGGAGGGGCGACCAGAAACTCCAGAGGATTTTTTACCCGATCTGGAAAACCTCCAGGCCGTTTTACAGAGTCTGAATCTGGCCGTGGTTACCGTGGCCGGGTACGAAGCCGATGACATCATTGGCACGCTGGCCCGACGGGCGGGAACTCAGGGATGCCAGGTCAGGATTCTGAGTGGCGATCAGGACTTGTTTCAATTGATTGCTTTGAATCTGGGTATCACCGTCTTGCATCTGAGTGGGGCAGTCTATGGTCAAAGAACTACGACCGGCCCCATAGAATATGATGCCGATCGGGTGCAGGCCAAACTGGGGGTGCTTCCGGCTCAGGTGGTGGACTACAAGGCGTTGTGTGGAGATGCCTCTGACAATATCCCTGGTGTAAAGGGTATTGGGGCCAAGACTGCCGTGCAGTTGTTGCAGACCTATGGCTCTCTGGAGCAGATCTATGCTTCCCTGGATCAGATCAAAGGGGCGGTGAAGCAAAAATTGGAGGCTGGAAAGGATGCGGCGCGCCATTCCCAGTACATGGCTCAGATTTTTCTGAATGTGCCTCTGGAAATGGAGCTAGAGAATTACCGATTGCAGGGGTTTGATCAGGCCGCCATCACGCCCTGGTTAGAAAAACTGGAACTGCGCTCCTTCCTGAAACAGGTGGGTCGTTGGCAGCACCTGCTGGGGGGGACGATCGAAGGTCCGGCGGAAGATGTCGCTGCAGGCCCAACCGAAGCTGCTGTGATCCAGCCCAATCAGGCCGCTGTTATCCCCGAAAGCGAGGATCTGTGGTTTTTCAGTGCTGAGGAAACGGATGCCGCCGAGGTGGTTCCCGTGGTGGCGATCGCACCCCAGATCATTGATACTCCGGCCAAGCTGACGGACCTGATCAACCGGCTCCGCACCCATACCGATCGGGCTCAGCCTGTGGCCTGGGACACGGAAACCACGGCCCTGGAACCTCGTGATGCCGATCTGGTGGGCATCGGCTGTTGTTGGGGACCGGCGCTTTCTGACCTGGCCTACATTCCCCTGGGGCATCGTCAGGGTTCCATGTTGGATCAGGCTCTGGTTCTGGACAGCCTGCGCCCCATTCTGGAGAGCGCCGATTATCCCAAAGTGTTGCAAAATGCCAAGTTCGATCGTCTGGTGTTGCGCTGCCAGGGAATTCACATAGCTGGGGTCTGTTTTGACACGATGCTGGCCAGTTATGTGCTGAATCCGGAGGGAAGCCATAATCTGAGTGACCTGAGTCTGCGTTATCTGGGGTTTAGTGGCACGAGCTACGAAGATCTGGTGCCGAAAGGGAAGACGATCGCCGATCTGACCATTCCGGCAGTGGCCAACTATTGCGGTATGGATGTCTACTGTACCTTCCATCTGGTGCCGAAGTTGCGGGCCGATTTGGATGCCGTACCGTCGATCCATCGTCTGTTGCTGGAGGTGGAGCAACCCCTGGAGTCAGTTCTGGCCGAGATGGAGTACTGCGGCATTCGCATTGATCAGGCATACCTGCGGGAGTTTTCCCAAAACTTGGAGCAGGATCTCCAGGCGATCGAGCAACGGGCCTATGAGTCTGCTGGGGAAACCTTCAACCTGGCGTCCCCAAAACAGTTAGGAGAACTGTTGTTTGAGAAGCTGGGCCTCGATCGACGCAAATCTCGCAAGACCAAGACCGGCTACTCCACGGATGCTGCCACCCTGGAGAAGTTGCAGGGGGATCATCCGGTTGTGGATGCGGTACTGGAATATCGCACTTTGGCTAAGCTGAAGTCTACCTATGTGGATGCCCTGCCCCTGTTGGTCCGTCCAGATACGCAACGGGTCCACACGGATTTCAACCAGGCGGTTACAGCCACAGGACGGCTCTCGTCCTCCAATCCCAACCTGCAGAATATCCCCATTCGCACGGCCTTCAGCCGTCAGATTCGCAAAGCGTTTATCCCGGAACCCAGTTGGATTCTGGCGGCGGCTGACTACTCCCAGATCGAGCTGCGGATTCTGGCCCATCTGTCCCAGGAACCGGTGCTGCTCGAAACTTACCAGCAGAACCAGGATGTGCATACCCTGACGGCCCGTTTGTTGCTGGAGAAGGAGGAGATTTCCAGTGAGGAACGGCGTCTGGGTAAGATCATCAACTTTGGCGTCATCTATGGGATGGGAGCCCAGCGTTTTGCTCGGGAATCCGGTGTGGCCCCAGCAGATGCCAAAGTGTTTATCGAACGCTTCAACCAGCGCTATCCCAGGGTCTTTGCCTATCTGCAACAAATGCAGCGGCAGGCGATCGCCCAGGGCTATGTGGAAACCATTCTGGGGCGTCGGCGTTATTTCAACTTCACGAGTGAGGCGATCCGCCGCTTGCGGGGGCGAGATCCGGCGGACATTAACCTGGATCAGGTCAAGACCCGCGATCAGTATGATGCCGGTCTCCTGAGAGCTGCCGCAAATGCACCGATTCAGGGCTCCAGTGCCGATATTATTAAAATTGCCATGGTTCGTTTGCAGAATATTCTGGCGGAGCATGAGGCCCACCTGTTGTTGCAGGTCCATGATGAACTGGTGTTTGAGATGGTCCCGACGGAGTGGGAGACCCTGGCCCCGCGCATTCAGCAGACCATGGAAGAGGCCGTCAGTCTTTCGATTCCCCTGGTGGCTGAAATTAGATCGGGCCAAAATTGGATGGAAACCAAGTGA
- a CDS encoding EAL domain-containing protein: MSTLLRVLVIEDSKSDFALIQDELQRSGYTPTYGWVATATGVPAALDQENWDLIIVDYLMPNLNEKRILKLLDQRDLDIPVVVVSCNISEDHSVSVIKAGAPDSLAEKHLARLAPTVDRELREAEMRSIKRHTAETLQESEANLLALIENTQDVVWSIDVECRLITFNSNFRKLFFTTFKTRPSKGVNLVTSLPLEYQARWRGYYDRVLEGERFSIEANYPFSRRSIDFEISFNPICTKEGRIKGAAVFGRDITDRKRAEEALHQAKDQLQAVLDAVPGAVSWFSADGTYLGINRYLAATFNLQPEDFIGKKIGFLESSGGLGEFLDRFFESSLKESSVELIAHVRGVPRYYLMVAQKYYQDQAAVFIGIDITDRKQVEEALRESQERYALAVQGANDGLWDWNLRTNEVYFSPRWKTMLGCQEGEVGNSPEEWFSRVHPDDLERLKAQIGLHLDGNVLHFESEHRMLHRDGGDRWMLNRGLAVRDRDGKATRMAGSLTDITDRKRAEEQLLHDALHDTLTGLPNRALLIDRLGQAIERSKRSGNLFAVLFLDLDRFKIVNDSLGHMIGDKLLVQFAQTVQPCLNPRDTVARLGGDEFVILLEDIASVNEATQVAEKIHTSLEIPFNINGHEVFTTASIGIALSETGYDRPEDLLRDADIAMYRAKSLGRARHEVFDTEMYARAVELLMLQNDLRWAVERQEFLVYYQPIVSLVTGQIGGFEALVRWQHPQRGLIPPVQFIPVAEETGLIVSIGAWVLREACHQICRWQREFPSEPPLTISVNLSGRQFSQPGLVQEVTDVLAETNLNPRCLKLEITETVVMENTESVIATLRQLKALGVQLQIDDFGTGYASLSYLHRFPTDTLKIDQSFVRRIGSEDNSLEIVRAIVTLAHSLGMTVTAEGVETEAQMIQLRAILCEYGQGFFFSKAVTREDAALLLHPRR, translated from the coding sequence GTGAGCACGTTACTCCGTGTTCTAGTCATTGAAGATTCAAAATCAGACTTTGCGTTGATTCAAGATGAATTGCAACGCAGCGGTTATACCCCCACTTACGGATGGGTTGCTACAGCGACGGGGGTGCCAGCAGCGCTTGATCAGGAAAACTGGGACCTGATCATTGTGGATTACTTAATGCCGAATCTGAATGAGAAACGGATTCTGAAATTGCTGGATCAGCGGGATCTGGATATCCCTGTGGTGGTTGTCTCCTGCAACATCAGTGAAGATCATTCCGTATCAGTGATTAAAGCGGGTGCACCAGATTCCCTGGCGGAAAAGCACCTAGCCCGTCTGGCTCCTACCGTGGACCGGGAACTGCGAGAAGCAGAAATGCGCTCGATTAAACGGCATACGGCAGAAACACTGCAGGAAAGCGAAGCCAACCTGCTGGCCCTGATTGAAAATACCCAGGATGTCGTCTGGTCGATCGATGTGGAGTGCCGACTGATTACGTTCAACTCCAACTTTCGCAAACTCTTCTTCACGACCTTTAAGACCCGACCGTCCAAAGGGGTGAATCTGGTGACTTCCTTACCCCTGGAATATCAGGCACGCTGGCGCGGCTATTACGATCGAGTGCTAGAAGGGGAGCGGTTTTCGATCGAGGCCAACTACCCCTTCAGCCGTCGATCGATTGACTTTGAGATTTCTTTTAACCCCATTTGCACGAAAGAAGGCCGGATTAAGGGGGCAGCGGTTTTTGGGCGAGATATTACCGATCGCAAACGGGCGGAAGAGGCCCTGCACCAGGCGAAGGATCAGTTGCAGGCGGTGCTGGATGCCGTTCCTGGGGCAGTGTCCTGGTTTAGTGCCGATGGCACCTATCTGGGGATTAATCGCTATCTGGCGGCCACGTTTAATCTGCAGCCGGAAGATTTTATTGGCAAAAAGATTGGCTTCCTGGAAAGTAGCGGGGGGCTGGGGGAATTCCTGGATCGGTTCTTTGAGAGTTCTTTGAAAGAAAGCTCTGTCGAGTTAATTGCCCATGTTCGAGGGGTGCCCCGTTACTACCTGATGGTGGCTCAGAAATATTACCAAGACCAGGCTGCCGTCTTTATCGGCATTGATATTACCGATCGTAAACAGGTGGAGGAGGCCCTGCGGGAAAGCCAGGAACGGTATGCCTTGGCCGTTCAGGGGGCCAATGATGGTCTATGGGACTGGAATCTCAGAACCAATGAGGTCTATTTCAGTCCGCGCTGGAAAACCATGCTGGGCTGTCAGGAAGGGGAGGTGGGCAATAGCCCTGAAGAATGGTTCAGTCGGGTGCATCCCGATGATCTGGAGCGGCTGAAGGCCCAGATTGGCCTACACCTGGATGGGAACGTTCTCCATTTTGAGAGTGAGCATCGGATGTTGCACCGGGATGGGGGCGATCGCTGGATGCTGAACCGGGGATTGGCAGTACGGGATCGGGATGGCAAGGCGACCCGGATGGCGGGTTCTCTGACGGATATTACCGATCGCAAACGGGCCGAAGAGCAACTTCTGCATGATGCCCTGCATGACACCCTGACAGGTTTGCCGAATCGGGCCTTGTTGATTGACCGTCTGGGACAGGCGATCGAGCGCTCCAAACGATCGGGCAATTTGTTTGCCGTGCTGTTCCTGGATCTGGATCGGTTCAAAATCGTGAATGACAGCCTGGGGCACATGATTGGCGACAAACTGCTGGTCCAGTTTGCCCAGACGGTGCAGCCCTGCCTGAACCCTCGGGATACGGTGGCTCGGCTGGGCGGCGATGAATTTGTTATTCTCCTGGAGGATATTGCCTCGGTCAATGAAGCGACCCAGGTGGCTGAGAAGATCCATACTTCTCTGGAAATCCCCTTTAACATTAATGGGCATGAGGTGTTTACCACAGCCAGCATTGGCATTGCTCTGAGTGAGACGGGGTATGATCGCCCGGAGGATCTGCTGCGGGATGCGGACATTGCCATGTATCGGGCCAAATCTCTGGGACGAGCTCGCCATGAGGTCTTTGATACAGAAATGTATGCTCGTGCAGTCGAGCTCCTGATGCTGCAAAATGATCTGCGTTGGGCTGTGGAACGGCAGGAATTTCTGGTCTACTACCAGCCGATCGTCTCCCTGGTCACGGGTCAGATTGGGGGGTTTGAGGCGCTGGTGCGGTGGCAACATCCCCAGCGGGGGCTAATTCCCCCGGTGCAGTTTATTCCGGTGGCGGAAGAGACAGGGCTGATTGTGTCGATCGGGGCCTGGGTCCTGCGGGAAGCCTGCCATCAGATCTGTCGCTGGCAACGGGAGTTTCCCTCTGAGCCCCCCCTGACGATCAGCGTTAACCTCTCAGGACGACAATTTTCCCAGCCAGGATTGGTTCAGGAGGTGACGGATGTGCTGGCAGAAACTAACCTGAATCCTCGCTGCTTGAAACTGGAGATTACGGAAACGGTCGTGATGGAGAATACTGAGTCTGTGATTGCCACCCTGCGCCAACTGAAAGCCCTGGGGGTGCAACTCCAGATTGATGACTTTGGCACAGGCTATGCCTCCCTCAGTTATCTGCATCGCTTTCCGACAGACACCCTCAAAATTGATCAGTCGTTTGTCCGTCGCATTGGCAGCGAAGATAATAGCCTGGAGATTGTGCGGGCGATCGTCACCCTGGCCCACAGTCTGGGTATGACGGTGACTGCTGAAGGGGTGGAAACCGAAGCGCAAATGATTCAACTGCGGGCGATTCTCTGTGAGTACGGTCAGGGCTTTTTCTTCTCTAAAGCTGTGACCCGCGAAGATGCAGCGTTGTTGCTCCACCCTCGCAGATAA
- a CDS encoding Uma2 family endonuclease, producing the protein MQTKQRYYTPEEYLVQEDVAAFRNEYRDGEIVPMTGGSINHNQIAGNVYAFLKFMLRKTEFKPYIGDLRLWIPRYRQYTYPDVLLIKGQPVFQDQRTDTILNPCLMIEVLSKSTKDYDRTDKFRYYRSIPEFQEYVLINQYEIGIEHYTKVEGNSWLFRAYEADTETMLFASLNLEMTVLDIYENVNFNLGDIEG; encoded by the coding sequence ATGCAAACCAAGCAACGCTATTACACTCCAGAAGAATATTTGGTGCAAGAAGACGTTGCGGCGTTTCGCAACGAATACCGAGATGGAGAAATTGTGCCAATGACCGGTGGCTCAATCAATCACAACCAGATTGCGGGCAATGTCTACGCTTTTTTGAAGTTTATGCTTCGCAAGACAGAGTTCAAGCCATACATCGGTGATTTGCGACTCTGGATTCCTCGATATCGGCAGTATACTTATCCGGATGTATTGCTAATTAAAGGTCAGCCTGTTTTTCAAGATCAACGTACAGATACGATTTTGAATCCCTGCTTAATGATTGAGGTTTTATCCAAGTCCACCAAAGATTATGATCGGACTGATAAATTTCGTTATTACCGCTCCATTCCAGAGTTTCAGGAATACGTGCTGATTAATCAGTACGAAATTGGGATTGAGCATTATACAAAGGTTGAAGGGAATTCATGGCTATTTCGAGCCTACGAAGCGGATACTGAGACAATGCTTTTTGCTTCTCTTAACCTTGAAATGACCGTTTTAGATATCTATGAAAATGTCAACTTTAACCTGGGTGACATAGAGGGATAA